A single genomic interval of Shewanella halotolerans harbors:
- a CDS encoding sigma-54-dependent transcriptional regulator → MKLARNILLVDDEASWLRTLAVTLNRLVPEAEIDTCVDSRQVLNRLQVGDYALVLLDLTMPFHSGEELLGMIRAEHPNTRVIIVTGVNEVDTAVRCIKHGAYDYFIKTDNVSDLAHTVRRALEVVGLERNYLHIKERFLSRTLDNPKAFNNILTCEPALLDQFRYLEAVAFSPEPLLIHGESGTGKSEFARSCHQLFSPEQPFVSLNLAGINSDTFELKLCGRLSHKPNGEVDAVTGLLHQAGSGVLYLSEIGALPLSAQITLLELIESRSYSPQGSDSRFPIKCKFVVSTQDDLLTLNKAGEFRSDLLYRLRAHKIRLPRLAERPLDIAMLINHFIAEAAEEMSLSAPQQPRDLAPKLLDYDFPGNLNELKGMVFDAVSRSDGVTLNISPFMEAIKEHKSLDTAPGDHIIFPKSLPTLAQMNQALIDEAMSRTANNQTAAAQMLGISQSALSRRLTKGQEN, encoded by the coding sequence ATGAAACTTGCACGCAATATCCTTTTGGTCGACGACGAGGCCTCCTGGCTGCGCACCCTGGCGGTGACCCTCAACCGTCTGGTGCCCGAGGCAGAGATAGACACCTGCGTCGACAGTCGCCAGGTACTCAATCGCCTGCAGGTAGGCGACTATGCCTTGGTGCTGCTGGACCTCACCATGCCTTTTCACTCAGGTGAAGAACTGCTGGGGATGATCCGCGCCGAACACCCCAACACCCGGGTGATCATAGTCACGGGCGTCAACGAGGTGGATACTGCGGTGCGCTGCATCAAGCATGGCGCCTACGACTACTTCATCAAGACAGACAATGTCAGCGACCTGGCCCATACGGTGCGCCGCGCGCTGGAGGTGGTGGGGCTGGAGCGCAACTATCTGCATATCAAGGAGCGCTTTCTCAGCCGCACCTTAGATAACCCCAAGGCCTTTAATAATATTCTTACCTGCGAGCCGGCGTTGCTGGATCAGTTTCGCTATCTCGAGGCCGTCGCCTTCAGCCCAGAGCCCCTGTTGATCCACGGCGAGAGCGGTACCGGCAAGAGCGAGTTTGCCCGCTCCTGCCATCAGCTGTTCAGCCCAGAGCAACCCTTCGTCAGCCTCAACCTGGCCGGGATCAACAGCGACACCTTCGAGCTTAAGCTGTGTGGCCGCCTCAGCCATAAGCCAAACGGTGAGGTCGATGCCGTCACCGGCTTGCTCCATCAGGCAGGTAGCGGCGTGCTTTATCTGAGCGAGATAGGCGCCCTGCCCCTGAGCGCCCAGATCACCTTGCTGGAACTTATCGAGAGCCGAAGCTACTCGCCCCAGGGCAGCGACAGCCGCTTCCCCATCAAGTGTAAGTTTGTGGTCTCCACCCAGGACGATCTGCTGACCCTCAACAAGGCGGGCGAGTTTCGCAGCGATCTCCTCTACCGGCTGCGCGCCCACAAGATAAGGCTACCGCGCCTGGCCGAGCGTCCGCTGGATATCGCCATGCTGATCAACCACTTCATCGCCGAGGCCGCCGAGGAGATGTCGCTGAGCGCGCCGCAGCAACCCAGGGATCTGGCGCCCAAACTACTGGATTACGACTTTCCCGGTAACCTTAACGAGCTCAAGGGGATGGTGTTCGATGCCGTCAGTCGCAGCGACGGTGTCACCCTCAATATCTCCCCCTTCATGGAGGCGATAAAGGAGCATAAGTCGCTGGACACCGCCCCCGGGGATCACATCATCTTTCCTAAGTCGCTGCCCACCCTGGCACAGATGAATCAGGCCTTGATCGACGAGGCCATGAGCCGCACCGCCAACAACCAGACCGCCGCCGCGCAGATGCTGGGGATCAGCCAAAGCGCCCTCAGCCGGCGCCTGACCAAGGGGCAGGAAAACTAG